In bacterium, a genomic segment contains:
- a CDS encoding tetratricopeptide repeat protein produces the protein MMTFRIKNISAALLFSLIIGSGFAQTVGTKSDSSFWYLSLPELQSYKAYYAQELEQLQQEKMNLITRGIEDGERLLASRPDTKVLDEILARLANLYYYKEKNDYLVKMEGYDKVLQDYENGKAPGVPEEPAMTFTKSLSIYQRILDEFPKSKLVDDAVYNKAFLFEEMNNHKKANQIYMHLIEAYPESPYVPESLMRLGEYYFNPPLNDLNTAIKYYKRVLNYKNSPRYDEAVYKIGWAYYRLSKYPEAISYFTTLVEDMQAVKANDPQLFAGRIDLSSEAIEYVAISFIDFGGPQKTLEYLRGIGSPVWGRDVLEKLGDVYMKDKEEYNKAVEAYNKFLGYAPFSGGAPVVQQKIITCYQILENKNDLFFARQKLFLNYKSNTNWWKKVNDAAAKQKALELVEKAIRANFNTMVRKAEKASSYDLFREAVTLGKKYLDELPENINAYYVRWNIALILDTRLHQYKDALQEYLTISLVYNSAKYEKFAREKGLSTFKDAAENAIVVADSLVQQERRSAGYKITSADSAKDKAAEPLTSAESWLAMAFDNYLKLFPFDSSTPKVLANAGALYYVHNQFAEALKYFKTLVKYFPHSDEVHKVQFSIMESYFGKKDYTSAEALAKRMLNQNMPDSMKARVEKRLGESIFLKAQALASSGQKKEAADEFYRMALETPKIEFADRALFNAGKEFDSVGNFDSAIRAYELLKISYADSPFLKPSLNNLAIDYGQVKEYTKGAKCYEDLYSLLTKGEKARDVLFNTIVFLEKASDWVGALEKSKLYSIEYKDSPDAPDVFYKRGTYLLAMNDTTGAINFYHQFQTVFSNSPLCVPAAFEEGNLSLRIGWKHRAENSFMRAYKLWNILKDKDSEKYSYSACDGLFRAAELAEERFDAIGFYLPEQKLNNSVKQKKALLDTLTGRYTNVIAFANFRLPQSIYKIGYVWEKFADTWADQEIPVLDPTKYAVKKSDISRETTNLLRRALKSYQTAERTLEKLMKETGFTQDKKSLNDSTIQDSLKNLTNKWLEASKEKITEVLFNLAEVNRESIQHLLTAPIPSGMSNLERAEYRSQVLIKAIKPLINLVISAHYRNLQVSDSLSISTKWTKASRVKALEGLTLLTEEYEDLTFDTFHYFDVLKEKYTEKALKNGEAVPLESVNAIINMLELASKFAKATIVFAKNSVYRGQKIGVPDTSVMKIQKSIVDFTLDVSDSVETLIKSCLREHSIADSIFSKTGEAIYEDALAAYEDDIYFLQDHLEGILQQALSTEEQFASPTPGARWMAIELVKLSPDEFSKKYSVTVEAISTKPDTSWRFKIVTRKIKKKVDQKWGKYNPSMADSSFWLSDSITLSYGDTVISVQDVDTLMLLKSVDVSGIPITGKITVPPGQGISMIFNKKVLKKESYETVFPVSSLIKEGENRTIAGLMGRKFLTIAPVIDIRYIPSWALPVKEKSK, from the coding sequence ATGATGACTTTTCGGATTAAAAATATTTCAGCGGCATTACTGTTTTCCCTGATAATCGGCAGCGGTTTTGCACAAACAGTCGGGACAAAGTCGGATTCCAGTTTCTGGTACCTTTCTTTGCCTGAGCTTCAGAGTTACAAAGCCTATTATGCTCAGGAACTGGAGCAGCTTCAGCAGGAGAAGATGAACCTTATAACCCGCGGAATTGAAGACGGAGAACGCCTTCTTGCATCGCGCCCTGATACTAAAGTGCTTGATGAAATACTTGCCCGCCTTGCAAATCTGTATTATTATAAAGAAAAGAACGATTATCTTGTAAAAATGGAAGGTTATGACAAGGTGCTTCAGGATTACGAAAACGGAAAGGCTCCAGGTGTACCTGAAGAACCAGCCATGACATTTACGAAATCTCTGTCAATTTATCAAAGAATCCTTGATGAATTTCCGAAAAGCAAGCTTGTTGATGATGCAGTATACAACAAAGCCTTCCTGTTTGAAGAGATGAATAATCATAAAAAAGCAAATCAAATTTATATGCATCTGATTGAAGCATATCCGGAAAGCCCTTATGTGCCAGAATCACTTATGAGGCTTGGTGAATACTATTTTAATCCTCCTTTAAACGATCTTAATACGGCAATAAAATATTACAAGAGAGTCCTCAATTATAAAAACAGCCCGAGATATGATGAAGCTGTTTATAAAATAGGATGGGCATATTACCGCCTTAGTAAATATCCGGAGGCTATAAGCTATTTTACAACACTTGTTGAAGATATGCAGGCTGTAAAAGCTAATGACCCACAGCTTTTTGCCGGCAGAATAGACCTTTCTTCCGAAGCAATAGAATATGTTGCAATAAGTTTCATTGATTTTGGAGGCCCTCAGAAAACACTGGAATACCTGCGGGGTATTGGATCACCGGTCTGGGGCCGGGATGTTCTTGAGAAACTCGGCGATGTTTACATGAAGGATAAAGAGGAGTATAATAAAGCTGTAGAAGCTTACAATAAGTTTTTGGGTTATGCTCCTTTTTCAGGGGGAGCGCCTGTTGTTCAGCAGAAGATTATTACTTGCTATCAGATTCTTGAGAATAAAAATGATCTTTTTTTTGCAAGGCAGAAGCTCTTTCTTAATTATAAATCGAATACAAACTGGTGGAAAAAGGTTAATGATGCTGCAGCAAAGCAGAAAGCGCTGGAACTTGTGGAAAAGGCCATCAGGGCCAATTTTAATACAATGGTCAGAAAGGCTGAAAAGGCATCCAGTTATGATTTGTTCAGGGAAGCTGTAACTTTAGGGAAGAAATATCTTGATGAGCTGCCGGAAAATATTAATGCTTATTATGTCAGGTGGAATATTGCTCTTATCCTTGATACAAGATTGCATCAGTATAAAGATGCACTTCAGGAATATCTGACGATAAGCCTTGTGTATAATTCTGCTAAATATGAAAAATTTGCAAGGGAAAAAGGGCTGTCAACTTTTAAAGATGCAGCAGAAAATGCAATTGTTGTTGCTGATTCACTTGTACAGCAGGAGCGGAGAAGTGCCGGCTATAAAATTACATCTGCTGATTCTGCAAAAGATAAAGCTGCAGAGCCACTTACTTCTGCTGAAAGCTGGCTTGCAATGGCTTTTGATAACTATCTTAAACTATTCCCATTTGATTCCAGTACACCAAAGGTGTTGGCAAATGCCGGTGCCCTGTACTATGTTCACAATCAATTTGCAGAAGCATTAAAATATTTCAAAACTTTGGTAAAATATTTTCCGCACAGTGATGAAGTACACAAGGTACAGTTTTCAATTATGGAAAGCTATTTCGGGAAAAAGGATTATACCAGTGCTGAGGCACTTGCAAAAAGAATGCTTAACCAAAATATGCCTGATTCTATGAAAGCCAGGGTTGAAAAAAGGCTGGGTGAGTCAATCTTCCTCAAAGCACAGGCACTTGCAAGCAGCGGGCAGAAAAAAGAAGCAGCCGATGAATTTTACCGCATGGCACTTGAAACACCCAAAATTGAATTTGCGGACAGGGCACTTTTTAATGCAGGCAAAGAGTTCGATTCAGTAGGGAATTTTGATTCTGCAATTCGTGCTTATGAGCTTTTAAAAATATCATATGCGGATTCTCCTTTTCTAAAACCTTCACTTAATAATCTTGCAATTGATTATGGGCAGGTAAAAGAGTATACAAAAGGCGCTAAATGTTATGAAGATCTTTACAGCCTGCTGACTAAGGGTGAAAAAGCAAGAGATGTTCTTTTTAACACAATTGTTTTTCTTGAGAAAGCGTCAGATTGGGTAGGTGCTCTGGAGAAGAGCAAGCTCTATTCAATAGAGTATAAAGATTCTCCTGATGCTCCGGATGTGTTCTATAAAAGGGGGACTTATCTGCTGGCAATGAATGATACAACCGGAGCGATTAATTTCTATCATCAATTCCAGACTGTTTTTTCTAATTCACCTTTGTGCGTTCCTGCAGCTTTCGAAGAAGGAAATTTAAGCCTCAGGATAGGATGGAAGCATAGAGCTGAAAATTCATTTATGAGAGCCTATAAGCTTTGGAATATATTAAAGGATAAGGATTCTGAAAAGTACAGCTATTCTGCATGCGACGGATTGTTCAGGGCAGCAGAGCTTGCAGAAGAAAGATTTGATGCAATTGGGTTTTATCTTCCGGAACAAAAGCTGAATAATTCAGTAAAACAAAAAAAAGCACTTTTAGACACTTTGACAGGAAGGTATACAAATGTAATTGCATTTGCAAATTTCAGATTACCTCAATCTATATACAAGATTGGGTATGTGTGGGAGAAATTTGCAGACACCTGGGCTGATCAGGAAATACCTGTGCTTGATCCTACAAAGTATGCAGTAAAGAAAAGTGATATAAGCAGGGAGACCACGAATTTATTAAGAAGAGCTTTAAAGTCGTATCAAACAGCAGAGAGAACACTTGAGAAATTAATGAAAGAAACGGGTTTTACTCAGGATAAAAAGTCATTGAATGATTCCACAATACAAGACAGCTTAAAAAACCTTACAAATAAGTGGCTTGAAGCTTCAAAGGAAAAAATTACAGAAGTGCTTTTTAACCTTGCAGAAGTAAACAGGGAATCAATTCAGCATTTGTTGACTGCGCCAATACCTTCCGGTATGTCTAATCTTGAAAGAGCGGAATACAGAAGCCAGGTTCTGATAAAAGCAATAAAACCCCTGATTAATCTGGTTATTTCTGCTCATTACAGGAATTTACAAGTTTCGGACAGCCTTTCCATATCAACCAAATGGACTAAAGCTTCAAGAGTTAAAGCACTGGAAGGGCTGACTCTTCTTACAGAAGAATATGAAGATCTTACATTCGATACCTTCCACTATTTTGATGTTCTGAAGGAAAAGTATACGGAAAAGGCACTAAAAAATGGGGAAGCTGTTCCTCTTGAGAGTGTAAATGCAATAATTAACATGCTTGAATTAGCCTCAAAATTTGCCAAGGCAACGATTGTTTTTGCAAAAAACAGTGTGTATAGAGGGCAGAAAATCGGTGTACCTGATACTTCTGTTATGAAGATACAAAAATCTATTGTTGATTTCACTCTTGATGTATCAGACAGTGTTGAAACATTGATTAAATCATGCCTTAGAGAACACAGTATTGCAGATTCAATATTCAGCAAAACAGGAGAAGCAATTTATGAAGATGCCCTCGCTGCGTATGAAGACGACATATATTTTCTGCAAGATCATCTAGAAGGCATTCTTCAGCAGGCACTTTCAACTGAAGAGCAATTTGCTTCACCCACTCCAGGAGCAAGATGGATGGCGATTGAGCTTGTCAAATTATCACCTGATGAATTTTCAAAAAAATACAGTGTTACTGTTGAGGCTATTAGTACAAAACCGGATACAAGCTGGAGATTTAAAATTGTAACAAGAAAAATAAAGAAAAAAGTTGATCAAAAGTGGGGAAAATACAACCCATCAATGGCAGATTCTTCTTTTTGGTTGTCTGATTCCATAACTCTGTCTTATGGAGATACGGTAATATCAGTACAGGATGTTGATACCCTAATGCTTTTGAAAAGCGTTGATGTCAGCGGCATTCCGATAACCGGGAAGATTACAGTACCTCCGGGGCAAGGGATTTCAATGATTTTTAACAAAAAAGTTCTTAAAAAAGAGTCATATGAGACGGTATTCCCTGTCAGTTCATTAATAAAAGAGGGTGAAAACAGGACGATTGCAGGCTTAATGGGAAGGAAGTTTTTAACTATTGCACCTGTTATAGATATTAGGTATATTCCTAGCTGGGCTCTTCCAGTAAAGGAGAAATCAAAATGA
- a CDS encoding TonB family protein has translation MSSFMNTRDIAKEFQKPFFSEWDRTFVSAFVAALIFEFIIVFFLAQRPVAKYSQKDITRIQERFAKFVLQAEPVKSEEVVGTGNGETGGKTGTANEKKSEEKEPAEKKGGKAKGEKTGSLAGPGSPGRASSASAVEARRKTREAVTRSVSNKGILALITASGNGSSNNSVESVFGKSGSGAGSGNLDDVLSSVSGLKTSGKPGGTTGSAGGGTGGSIRGGREGKSATIDDLVSDLGSAGSSVMKRKGGLVVEAPDQVKGRGRKSIYRSASAIQEAMIAHNSAIRYCYERELKRNPTLKGKIMVRITVSPAGRVVKAEIVSSTLNNRRVERCILSRIRLWKNFKPINEAEGDVTFRQAWSFGY, from the coding sequence GTGTCCAGCTTTATGAATACAAGAGATATTGCGAAAGAATTTCAAAAACCTTTTTTCAGCGAATGGGACAGAACATTTGTTTCTGCCTTTGTTGCAGCGCTTATATTTGAATTTATAATCGTTTTTTTTCTTGCACAGAGGCCTGTAGCAAAATACTCGCAAAAGGATATAACGAGAATTCAGGAGAGATTTGCAAAGTTTGTCCTGCAGGCAGAACCTGTAAAGAGCGAAGAAGTTGTTGGTACAGGCAACGGTGAAACAGGCGGGAAGACTGGTACTGCAAATGAGAAGAAGAGCGAAGAGAAAGAACCGGCTGAGAAGAAGGGCGGCAAGGCAAAGGGAGAAAAAACAGGCAGCCTTGCAGGGCCCGGAAGTCCAGGCAGGGCTTCTTCTGCTTCTGCTGTGGAAGCACGCAGAAAAACCAGAGAAGCAGTAACGAGGAGTGTCAGTAATAAAGGAATTTTGGCATTGATAACTGCATCCGGAAACGGGAGCAGTAATAATTCAGTTGAAAGTGTGTTTGGTAAATCAGGAAGCGGTGCAGGAAGCGGAAATCTTGATGATGTGTTATCTTCTGTCTCAGGTTTGAAAACAAGCGGGAAACCCGGAGGCACGACAGGAAGTGCAGGCGGAGGAACAGGAGGATCAATCAGGGGAGGAAGAGAAGGTAAATCTGCAACTATTGATGATCTTGTTTCCGACCTCGGCAGTGCAGGATCCAGCGTTATGAAGAGAAAAGGCGGCCTTGTTGTTGAGGCTCCTGATCAGGTAAAGGGCAGGGGCAGAAAATCAATATATCGAAGTGCTTCTGCAATTCAGGAAGCCATGATTGCTCACAATTCTGCTATCAGATACTGTTATGAACGGGAGTTGAAACGCAACCCCACTCTTAAAGGTAAAATTATGGTACGTATTACTGTGTCTCCTGCAGGCAGAGTTGTAAAGGCGGAGATAGTATCCTCAACACTTAATAACAGGCGTGTCGAAAGATGTATTCTTTCCCGTATTCGTTTATGGAAAAATTTTAAACCTATAAATGAAGCTGAGGGTGATGTTACTTTCAGACAGGCATGGTCTTTCGGGTATTAA
- a CDS encoding biopolymer transporter ExbD produces MALRPSRKLKHMHEVLHTDITPMMNLMVVLIPLLLTSAEFVRLGVIELNLPSASQGPISSKINKTPQEAVKKLDLAVTITDKGFYISSSMAVLSGKDKGEPSIALKDGKYDFEGLTKKLYEIKMKSKDRFPDTDKIIIMAEPNIDYQTLVSTMDASRAIKLNEEYQDIFPDVLLSAGIF; encoded by the coding sequence ATGGCACTTCGGCCTTCCCGAAAACTAAAGCACATGCATGAGGTACTTCACACGGATATAACTCCGATGATGAATCTCATGGTTGTGCTGATACCGCTTCTCCTTACATCTGCCGAGTTTGTAAGGCTGGGTGTAATAGAACTTAATCTGCCTTCTGCTTCTCAGGGCCCGATTTCTTCAAAAATTAATAAAACGCCGCAGGAAGCAGTTAAAAAACTTGACCTTGCAGTTACAATAACTGATAAAGGCTTTTATATTTCGAGCTCTATGGCAGTCTTAAGCGGTAAAGACAAGGGAGAACCGTCTATAGCTTTAAAAGACGGAAAGTATGATTTTGAAGGATTGACGAAGAAGCTGTATGAGATCAAGATGAAGTCAAAAGACAGGTTCCCTGACACAGATAAAATAATTATTATGGCTGAACCTAATATAGATTATCAGACACTTGTAAGCACAATGGACGCATCAAGAGCTATTAAACTTAATGAAGAGTATCAGGATATTTTTCCTGATGTATTGTTGAGTGCAGGAATTTTTTAA
- a CDS encoding outer membrane protein transport protein, translated as MKKRIFIILSLSLIWLNLYSQDIPFIMGRSWVSGFKAASLGGAFTAVADDYSAGFYNPAGLGQIKKITGGVSIGHLSITNSSTFGGIETTENSSYTGLNSFGIAIPVPTYQGSLVFGINYQKIREFDNSLYVSMLNNAPGDSVQMSYNELEQGSLSAISFSGAIEVAPQVYLGGSVNFWSGNDDYLWRYTESDNVYDIWTFNNYKKTTTINTGYTGLNFTGGILYYLNKNIRFGITAETPLTLTGKEDWSYQEKTLWDDNATTTDSTDNGFTEYKISSPYIFRAGLSIKQGPVMITGSAEFLDYSQIKYKNTGYIEDEEQNVEIRQKYQNVTNLSVGGELALPNTPVILRGGYRINKSPLKHVSSDLDRKIISFGAELKVNDQFSIGCLYQMSSWKNKNQADNNIIEKENIDAKKLSFALIYRGK; from the coding sequence ATGAAAAAGCGAATTTTTATCATTTTATCTCTTTCCCTGATTTGGCTGAATTTATATTCACAGGATATCCCGTTTATCATGGGAAGATCATGGGTATCAGGGTTTAAAGCAGCTTCATTGGGCGGAGCTTTTACAGCTGTTGCAGATGACTATTCAGCTGGTTTTTACAACCCTGCAGGCCTTGGCCAAATAAAAAAAATTACGGGCGGAGTCTCAATCGGCCATCTCTCCATTACCAACAGCTCTACATTCGGAGGGATTGAAACAACCGAAAATTCATCCTATACGGGATTGAATTCCTTCGGTATTGCCATACCTGTACCCACTTATCAGGGAAGCCTTGTTTTCGGAATCAATTATCAAAAAATCCGGGAATTTGACAACTCCCTGTACGTATCCATGTTAAACAACGCTCCCGGGGATTCTGTTCAGATGTCGTATAATGAGCTTGAACAGGGCTCTCTTTCAGCCATCTCATTCAGCGGTGCAATTGAAGTTGCTCCGCAGGTGTATTTGGGAGGCTCTGTAAATTTCTGGTCAGGAAATGATGACTACCTGTGGAGATATACGGAATCTGACAATGTATATGACATATGGACATTTAACAACTACAAAAAAACCACCACAATCAATACCGGTTATACGGGTTTAAATTTTACCGGAGGCATTCTCTACTATCTTAACAAAAATATAAGATTCGGCATTACAGCTGAAACACCATTGACTTTGACAGGAAAAGAGGATTGGTCCTATCAGGAAAAGACATTGTGGGACGATAATGCAACGACTACGGATTCTACTGATAATGGATTTACAGAATATAAGATCAGCTCTCCATATATTTTCCGTGCGGGCCTTTCAATTAAACAGGGCCCTGTTATGATAACCGGCAGCGCTGAATTCCTTGATTACAGCCAGATTAAATATAAAAACACCGGCTATATAGAAGATGAAGAACAAAATGTTGAAATCAGGCAGAAATATCAAAACGTAACAAATCTCTCTGTAGGAGGAGAACTTGCCCTGCCCAACACTCCGGTAATTTTGCGGGGAGGGTATAGAATTAACAAATCACCGTTAAAACATGTCTCAAGTGATCTTGACAGAAAAATCATATCCTTTGGCGCAGAATTAAAGGTTAATGATCAGTTCTCCATTGGCTGTTTGTATCAGATGAGCTCATGGAAAAACAAAAACCAGGCCGATAATAATATAATTGAAAAAGAGAATATAGATGCTAAAAAATTATCTTTTGCTTTAATTTATCGCGGAAAATAA
- a CDS encoding tetratricopeptide repeat protein yields the protein MPGLILSTAAGLYSQEISNFSKKSGSYYLHLKSGEFQKAMLPRERFLLDIAKNITEELKTRQSHGLSDGLVNIDATVSPGKKVVENYIDELQGTVSLLDEISSLERKARQKVNFKVLDALSKLRERVKNIVRGSINAVKIQEASKSETAQKAGKQIGNGNVGKVSQADAVFGISRPNPADIFEEWKYNRILEYKTRLSRWEFLRVKLMESATQTEYDRMFRRALRSALEHYQAGDLKTARIEFGDILKTYTHIPILDDVLYFSGEAAYGRNFFDEAIQKYTLVVTLYPNSEYAPKAFVKLIFIYSIYGNFNKIDKYYDQLIPIMDKLDPERISVVSYLSGYSLFKVGQYEKIFKYLRNVPEGTTYYYPSLYLEATCYANLGQTERAIGIFNKLINEENRGGKDVILGQIKNNSLLKMGLIYYDQGNDELAVSYLDRVKKNYSHYDLTVLGKAWSEYRAGKPGEALRDVETLLKTSMVSNYAYEAKVLAASVKDLLGYSEEAMQDMKDAYQIGTLAGKVLNPAGSKGDISEKSLNVSPKEQQQQRLLKEVSKIRSFLHGAVSWQDRGASEDQNARNKRQGGDVQNLLSKIGELDRLEELARNNHDSRLLGEVRSLRSGLIKAVQDQTERFANESGGAGNRSIVSRIGLNEYLRYTFQALISEMMREKKKTIRNIKGAGEILNRAKEEDKFSIFIRAEIKKEELEDYYRRLNQYEVWLKENFPKEENVEIDKWASFSGYGISNINFMRIKEYDNRIADIAQVIDNIDGIFIAKRKDLDNRIQGLLSDVQKIEEQMQIESLKRQKSEKDKFFKNEYFIKQKRESAAGKLKEKPDEPRVKKE from the coding sequence ATGCCTGGGCTTATACTGTCAACTGCAGCCGGCCTTTATTCGCAGGAGATTAGCAATTTTTCAAAAAAGAGCGGAAGCTACTATTTGCATTTGAAGTCAGGTGAATTTCAGAAAGCAATGCTGCCGAGAGAAAGATTTCTGCTTGATATTGCAAAAAATATAACAGAAGAATTGAAAACGCGACAAAGCCACGGATTGTCTGATGGGCTTGTAAATATTGATGCTACTGTTTCTCCTGGAAAGAAGGTTGTTGAAAACTACATTGACGAGCTCCAGGGTACGGTTTCTCTTCTTGATGAAATATCTTCTCTTGAGCGGAAGGCAAGACAAAAAGTTAATTTTAAAGTGCTTGATGCTTTGTCTAAATTGCGGGAAAGAGTAAAAAATATTGTGCGCGGAAGTATTAATGCTGTAAAAATACAAGAGGCATCAAAGAGTGAAACTGCACAAAAAGCCGGAAAACAAATTGGAAATGGAAATGTTGGGAAAGTGTCTCAGGCTGATGCAGTATTTGGTATTAGTAGGCCGAATCCTGCAGATATTTTTGAAGAATGGAAGTACAACAGAATACTTGAATATAAAACAAGGTTGTCGAGATGGGAGTTTTTACGTGTTAAATTAATGGAATCGGCAACTCAGACAGAGTATGACAGGATGTTCCGCAGGGCATTAAGGTCTGCTCTGGAGCATTATCAGGCAGGTGACCTGAAGACTGCGAGAATTGAATTTGGTGATATTTTAAAGACATATACTCATATTCCAATCCTTGATGATGTTCTATATTTCAGCGGGGAAGCTGCTTACGGAAGAAATTTTTTTGATGAGGCAATACAAAAATATACGTTGGTTGTCACGTTATACCCAAATTCCGAATATGCTCCCAAAGCTTTTGTAAAACTGATATTTATTTATTCCATATACGGAAATTTTAACAAGATAGACAAATACTACGACCAATTGATTCCCATAATGGATAAGCTTGATCCTGAGCGTATAAGTGTTGTGTCATACCTTTCAGGATACTCTCTGTTTAAGGTAGGCCAATATGAAAAGATATTCAAGTATCTTAGGAATGTTCCGGAGGGAACAACATACTATTATCCTTCCCTTTATCTTGAAGCAACCTGCTATGCAAACCTCGGGCAGACAGAACGTGCAATAGGTATTTTTAATAAATTGATAAATGAAGAAAATAGGGGCGGAAAGGATGTTATTCTCGGACAGATAAAAAATAATTCCCTCCTTAAAATGGGGCTTATTTATTACGACCAGGGTAATGATGAATTAGCTGTTTCTTATTTGGATAGAGTGAAAAAAAATTATTCGCATTATGATCTTACAGTACTCGGCAAGGCATGGAGTGAGTACAGGGCGGGAAAGCCGGGAGAGGCTTTGCGTGACGTTGAAACACTTCTGAAAACATCAATGGTGTCAAATTATGCATACGAAGCAAAAGTCCTTGCTGCAAGCGTAAAAGATCTGCTTGGATATTCCGAAGAAGCAATGCAGGATATGAAGGATGCATATCAGATAGGTACACTTGCCGGGAAGGTGCTTAATCCTGCAGGTTCCAAAGGAGATATTTCTGAAAAGAGTTTAAATGTATCTCCAAAAGAGCAGCAGCAGCAAAGACTGCTTAAGGAAGTATCAAAAATCAGGAGCTTCCTGCACGGCGCAGTTTCATGGCAGGATCGGGGGGCATCGGAAGATCAGAATGCAAGAAATAAAAGGCAGGGCGGAGATGTACAGAACCTGCTGTCAAAAATCGGAGAGCTTGACAGGCTTGAAGAACTTGCAAGAAATAATCATGACAGCAGACTTCTCGGAGAAGTAAGAAGCCTGAGAAGCGGGCTGATTAAAGCAGTTCAGGATCAGACAGAGCGTTTTGCAAATGAATCCGGCGGAGCAGGCAACAGATCAATAGTAAGCAGAATTGGATTAAATGAGTATTTAAGATATACTTTTCAGGCGCTTATTTCGGAAATGATGAGAGAAAAGAAAAAGACAATCAGAAATATCAAGGGGGCGGGAGAGATTTTAAACAGGGCAAAAGAGGAAGATAAATTTTCAATTTTTATCCGTGCGGAGATAAAAAAAGAGGAGTTGGAGGATTATTACAGACGGCTCAATCAATATGAAGTGTGGCTTAAGGAGAATTTCCCGAAAGAGGAGAATGTTGAGATTGATAAATGGGCAAGCTTCAGCGGATACGGTATCAGCAATATTAATTTCATGCGGATTAAGGAGTACGACAACCGTATTGCAGATATAGCTCAGGTTATAGATAATATTGACGGTATTTTTATAGCAAAGCGTAAAGATCTGGACAATCGTATTCAGGGATTGCTGAGTGATGTTCAGAAAATTGAAGAGCAGATGCAGATTGAATCGCTAAAGCGGCAAAAATCGGAAAAAGACAAATTTTTCAAGAATGAATATTTTATTAAACAAAAGAGAGAGTCCGCCGCAGGAAAATTAAAAGAGAAGCCGGATGAACCGAGAGTGAAAAAGGAATGA
- a CDS encoding MotA/TolQ/ExbB proton channel family protein: protein MAEFWHSFTPGWSGWIFMWTLLVIAGFMIAITIERFHYIYIRSNIDSRRFMSQVRKLVAAGEYKRAISLCSSVKEKALPRIVLMGLLRASKSKAPDFKSVQSAIDEGTLEIIPKLQARTSYLAMIGNISTLIGLMGTIYGLILAFRSVSVPGIDVAEKSTLLAQGISVAMNTTLTGLAIAIPAIIFYTIIHNKTNQIIDEIDEHTVKLINLVTEKEQ from the coding sequence ATGGCTGAATTTTGGCATAGTTTCACCCCCGGATGGAGCGGGTGGATTTTTATGTGGACTCTGTTAGTGATAGCAGGTTTTATGATAGCGATAACGATCGAGAGGTTTCATTATATCTACATCAGATCAAACATTGATTCAAGACGGTTTATGTCTCAGGTAAGAAAATTAGTAGCAGCCGGAGAGTACAAAAGGGCAATTTCTCTATGCAGCAGCGTAAAAGAGAAAGCTCTGCCTAGAATAGTACTTATGGGATTACTCCGTGCAAGCAAATCAAAAGCACCGGATTTTAAATCAGTGCAGAGTGCCATTGATGAGGGAACTCTGGAAATAATTCCTAAATTACAGGCCAGAACCAGCTATCTGGCAATGATTGGTAATATCTCAACTCTTATAGGGCTTATGGGAACAATTTACGGCCTTATTCTTGCATTCCGCTCTGTTTCTGTTCCAGGAATTGATGTTGCTGAGAAATCCACACTCCTTGCTCAGGGTATTTCAGTTGCAATGAATACGACCCTGACAGGTCTGGCTATTGCCATACCTGCAATTATTTTTTATACAATCATCCATAATAAGACAAATCAAATAATTGATGAAATAGATGAACATACAGTTAAACTAATAAACCTTGTTACCGAGAAGGAGCAGTAA
- a CDS encoding biopolymer transporter ExbD, which produces MINGFSKIKRRKRDTGEVKLQLTSMMDMFTIILVFLLKTYSTQGQLINPSKDLTLPSSIVQHAPELGLDVTVSSDWILVNGRAVVKTKQVMDQDGYIIEPLKSELDTYAREAKNMQRLYGANFSGKVTIQGDKALPYKLLIKVMATCGQSSYPNMRLVVYKKEA; this is translated from the coding sequence ATGATAAACGGATTTTCAAAAATAAAAAGGCGTAAACGGGATACAGGCGAAGTTAAACTGCAGCTTACTTCAATGATGGATATGTTTACCATTATACTTGTGTTTCTGCTTAAGACATATTCGACTCAGGGACAGTTAATTAATCCTTCAAAGGATCTAACTTTGCCTTCGTCAATAGTACAGCATGCTCCTGAGCTGGGATTGGATGTAACAGTTTCCAGTGATTGGATTCTTGTTAACGGCCGTGCTGTAGTAAAAACAAAGCAGGTAATGGATCAGGATGGGTATATTATTGAACCGCTTAAATCCGAGCTTGATACATATGCACGGGAAGCAAAAAATATGCAAAGGCTTTACGGAGCAAATTTTTCCGGTAAGGTGACAATCCAGGGTGATAAAGCACTTCCCTATAAGTTATTAATTAAAGTTATGGCCACATGCGGACAGTCATCGTACCCGAATATGCGGCTGGTTGTTTATAAAAAAGAAGCATAG